One stretch of Streptomyces sp. A2-16 DNA includes these proteins:
- a CDS encoding inorganic phosphate transporter, with protein MDHITFLVAVVIVTALAFDFTNGFHDTANAMATSIATGALKPRTAVLVSGVLNIVGAFLSTEVAKTISGGIVDDTLVSPGMIFAGLVGAILWNLLTWLVGLPSSSSHALFGGLIGAVWVGAGSHGVHFDKVVEKILIPAVASPVVAGVAALIATYLAYKLTARARKDSVTKGFRLGQIASASLVSLAHGTNDAQKTMGVITLTLISAGALGHDAGPPVWVIASAGLAIGLGTYLGGWRIIRTMGKGLTEIQSPQGFAAETASTTVILTSAHLGFALSTTQVASGSILGAGLGRRLAEVRWGIAGKMVLAWLITLPAAALVGGVSASAVKHGGDFGTVVVALVGAAVAAGIVLVSRRNPVSAHNVNDTHEVTIRTEPPTRVGTAA; from the coding sequence ATGGACCACATCACGTTCCTCGTGGCGGTCGTCATCGTCACAGCCCTGGCCTTCGACTTCACCAACGGATTCCACGACACCGCCAACGCCATGGCGACGTCCATCGCGACCGGCGCACTCAAACCCAGGACCGCGGTCCTGGTGAGCGGTGTCCTGAACATCGTGGGCGCCTTCCTGTCGACCGAGGTCGCCAAGACGATCTCCGGTGGCATCGTGGACGACACCCTGGTCTCACCGGGGATGATCTTCGCGGGGCTGGTCGGAGCGATTCTGTGGAACCTGCTGACCTGGCTGGTCGGCCTGCCGTCGAGCTCGTCGCACGCGCTGTTCGGCGGGCTGATCGGCGCGGTGTGGGTGGGTGCGGGCTCCCACGGCGTGCACTTCGACAAGGTGGTCGAGAAGATCCTGATCCCCGCGGTGGCCTCCCCCGTGGTCGCGGGCGTGGCGGCGCTGATCGCCACCTACCTCGCCTACAAGCTCACCGCCCGCGCCCGCAAGGACTCGGTGACCAAGGGCTTCCGGCTCGGCCAGATCGCCTCCGCGTCCCTCGTCTCCCTCGCGCACGGCACCAACGACGCCCAGAAGACCATGGGCGTGATCACCCTCACCCTCATCTCGGCGGGCGCGCTCGGCCACGACGCCGGTCCGCCGGTCTGGGTCATCGCCTCCGCGGGTCTCGCGATCGGCCTCGGCACCTACCTCGGCGGCTGGCGGATCATCCGCACCATGGGCAAGGGGCTCACCGAGATCCAGTCCCCGCAGGGCTTCGCCGCGGAGACCGCGTCCACGACGGTCATCCTGACCTCCGCCCACCTCGGCTTCGCCCTGTCGACCACCCAGGTCGCCTCGGGCAGCATCCTCGGCGCGGGTCTCGGCCGCAGGCTCGCGGAGGTCCGCTGGGGCATCGCGGGCAAGATGGTCCTCGCCTGGCTGATCACCCTGCCCGCCGCAGCGCTGGTGGGTGGCGTCTCCGCGAGCGCGGTCAAGCACGGCGGCGACTTCGGCACCGTCGTCGTGGCCCTGGTCGGCGCGGCCGTCGCCGCGGGCATCGTCCTCGTCTCCCGCCGCAACCCGGTGAGCGCGCACAACGTGAACGACACCCACGAGGTCACCATCCGTACCGAGCCGCCGACGCGTGTCGGTACGGCCGCCTGA
- a CDS encoding helix-turn-helix transcriptional regulator → MVSIEDLVRLRQARDRMDREYTEPLDVPALARTALMSPGHFQRSFRAEFGETPYGYLMTRRIERAKALLRRGDLSVTEVCMAVGCTSLGSFSSRFTELVGETPSAYRARPHEEIAGIPPCVVRRHTRPRRA, encoded by the coding sequence ATGGTGAGCATCGAGGACCTGGTGCGGCTGCGGCAGGCGCGGGACCGGATGGACCGGGAGTACACCGAGCCGCTCGACGTGCCCGCGCTCGCCCGCACCGCGCTGATGTCACCGGGCCATTTCCAGCGCAGCTTCCGCGCGGAGTTCGGGGAGACGCCGTACGGCTATCTCATGACCCGGCGCATCGAGCGCGCGAAGGCCCTGCTGCGGCGGGGCGACCTGTCCGTCACCGAGGTCTGCATGGCCGTGGGGTGCACCTCCCTGGGCTCCTTCAGCTCCCGGTTCACGGAGCTGGTCGGCGAGACACCGAGCGCCTACCGGGCCCGCCCGCACGAGGAGATCGCGGGGATCCCGCCGTGTGTGGTCCGCAGGCACACCCGGCCCCGCCGGGCCTAA
- a CDS encoding VOC family protein, producing the protein MSTHWTYAFVDRPVPRFAQACDFWTAVTGSRLSEFRGERREFVTLEPSDGADAGVKAQAVASGPGGAHLDFCVDDVRKFARAAQALGAHVVADQGTLVVLRSPAGQLFCADPWRGQSARPPVFRGSRLDQVCQDVPPSLFDAEVAFWTALLPDWESRSGSLPEFHVLVPPPGLPVRILLQRLDEERPAGAHLDLACADIGATRAEHERLGAEFVAEGRSWTVMRDPAGGLYCLTGRDPETGGPPSAS; encoded by the coding sequence ATGAGTACGCACTGGACCTATGCCTTCGTGGACCGGCCGGTTCCCCGCTTCGCCCAGGCCTGTGACTTCTGGACCGCCGTCACGGGCTCGCGGCTGTCCGAGTTCCGGGGTGAGCGGCGGGAGTTCGTGACGTTGGAGCCTTCCGACGGAGCCGACGCCGGTGTGAAGGCGCAGGCCGTCGCCTCCGGGCCCGGCGGTGCGCATCTCGACTTCTGTGTGGACGACGTACGGAAGTTCGCGAGAGCCGCCCAGGCGCTCGGCGCGCATGTGGTCGCCGATCAGGGGACGTTGGTCGTGCTGCGCTCCCCCGCGGGCCAGCTGTTCTGCGCCGACCCTTGGCGCGGACAGTCCGCCCGCCCGCCGGTGTTCCGCGGCAGTCGGCTCGACCAGGTCTGCCAGGACGTCCCGCCGTCCCTGTTCGACGCCGAAGTCGCCTTCTGGACGGCCCTGTTGCCCGACTGGGAGTCGCGTTCGGGCTCCCTGCCCGAGTTCCACGTCCTCGTGCCCCCGCCCGGGCTCCCGGTCCGCATCCTTCTCCAGCGCCTCGACGAGGAACGCCCCGCCGGCGCCCATCTGGACCTGGCCTGCGCGGACATCGGGGCGACACGGGCGGAACACGAGCGTCTGGGCGCGGAGTTCGTCGCCGAGGGCAGGAGCTGGACGGTGATGAGGGACCCGGCCGGCGGCCTGTACTGCCTGACGGGCCGGGACCCGGAAACCGGCGGTCCGCCTAGCGCTTCATGA
- a CDS encoding CGNR zinc finger domain-containing protein yields the protein MELAYYSDYAVRLVNSEDPARGKDSLTSVEAVRDLFGVSQEAGRRVTEADVTRFRSVRARLRAVFEAADQGDEETAVNLLNSLLLEFPVNPQISGHDFRDDDGRPLWHMHLADHPSNATAGYAAIAAMGLAFHLTEYGVDRLGLCEASPCRNAYLDTSTNRSRRYCSDRCATRANVAAYRARKRLEADRSGKTGRTADSAQRTAASGER from the coding sequence GTGGAACTGGCCTATTACTCGGACTACGCCGTACGTCTGGTCAACAGCGAGGACCCGGCCCGCGGCAAGGACTCCCTGACCTCTGTCGAGGCCGTCCGCGACCTGTTCGGTGTCAGCCAGGAGGCGGGCCGCCGGGTCACCGAGGCCGACGTCACCCGCTTCCGTTCGGTGCGGGCGCGGCTGCGGGCGGTCTTCGAGGCCGCGGACCAGGGCGACGAGGAGACGGCGGTGAACCTGCTGAACTCGTTGCTGCTGGAGTTCCCGGTGAACCCGCAGATCTCCGGGCACGACTTCCGCGACGACGACGGCCGCCCGCTGTGGCACATGCACCTGGCGGACCACCCGTCCAACGCCACCGCCGGGTACGCGGCGATCGCGGCGATGGGTCTGGCGTTCCACCTCACCGAGTACGGCGTGGACCGGCTCGGCCTGTGCGAGGCGTCCCCGTGCCGCAACGCCTATCTCGACACCTCGACGAACCGCTCCAGGCGCTACTGCTCCGACCGCTGCGCCACCCGCGCCAACGTGGCCGCCTACCGGGCCCGCAAGCGCCTGGAGGCCGACCGGTCGGGGAAGACGGGCCGCACCGCGGACAGCGCCCAGCGCACGGCGGCCAGCGGGGAGCGCTGA
- the ppk2 gene encoding polyphosphate kinase 2, with amino-acid sequence MTPLLTDLQVDYTDPDDPVLIRPDGSPIDTWRENYPYAHRMERKEYDWHKRLQQIELLKLQSWIKETGRRLVIVFEGRDAAGKGGTIKRFTEHLNPRGARVVALEKPTERERGQWYFQRYVEHLPTAGEIVLFDRSWYNRAGVERVMGFCSDDEYRRFTRQAPLFERMLVDDGVDLLKFWFSVSQGEQRTRFTIRQIDPVRQWKLSPMDLASLDRWDDYTAAKVAMFRETDTQFAPWTVVKSNDKKRARVEAMRSVLARFDYSDKDDEVVGTPDPRIVGAAAGLLEAGED; translated from the coding sequence ATGACGCCCTTGCTGACCGATCTGCAGGTCGACTACACCGACCCCGACGACCCCGTGCTCATCCGCCCGGACGGCAGTCCGATCGACACCTGGCGGGAGAACTACCCCTACGCGCACCGCATGGAGCGCAAGGAGTACGACTGGCACAAACGGCTCCAGCAGATCGAACTGCTGAAGCTGCAGAGCTGGATCAAGGAGACCGGGCGCCGGCTCGTCATCGTGTTCGAGGGACGGGACGCGGCCGGCAAGGGCGGCACCATCAAGCGCTTCACGGAGCATCTGAACCCCCGTGGCGCGCGGGTGGTGGCCCTGGAGAAGCCGACCGAGCGAGAGCGCGGACAGTGGTACTTCCAGCGGTACGTCGAACATCTGCCGACCGCGGGCGAGATCGTGCTGTTCGACCGGTCCTGGTACAACCGGGCCGGGGTGGAGCGGGTCATGGGCTTCTGCTCCGACGACGAGTACCGGCGCTTCACGCGGCAGGCCCCGCTGTTCGAGCGGATGCTCGTGGACGACGGAGTGGACCTGCTGAAGTTCTGGTTCTCGGTCTCCCAGGGCGAGCAGCGCACCCGCTTCACCATCCGTCAGATCGACCCCGTACGGCAGTGGAAGCTCAGCCCCATGGACCTGGCCTCCCTGGACCGCTGGGACGACTACACCGCCGCCAAGGTCGCCATGTTCCGTGAGACGGACACCCAGTTCGCGCCCTGGACCGTGGTCAAGAGCAACGACAAGAAGCGGGCCCGCGTCGAGGCCATGCGCAGCGTCCTGGCCCGCTTCGACTACTCCGACAAGGACGACGAGGTCGTCGGCACCCCGGACCCGCGGATCGTGGGCGCGGCGGCGGGACTGCTGGAGGCGGGCGAGGACTAG
- a CDS encoding VOC family protein gives MDIKLKNCFIAVDDHDKAIAFYRDVLGMEVRGDVGYEGMRWVTVGSPLQPDVDIVLEPPAADPDASPADKEAMARLLAKGLLRGVNFTTTDCDALFARVRESGAEVIQEPTDMPYGVRDCAFRDPAGNMLRFMESSGD, from the coding sequence ATGGACATCAAGCTCAAGAATTGCTTCATCGCCGTCGACGACCACGACAAGGCGATCGCGTTCTACCGGGACGTCCTCGGCATGGAGGTACGGGGTGACGTCGGGTACGAGGGCATGCGCTGGGTGACCGTCGGCTCGCCGCTGCAGCCGGACGTGGACATCGTCCTGGAGCCGCCCGCCGCCGACCCGGACGCCTCCCCCGCGGACAAGGAGGCGATGGCCCGACTGCTGGCGAAAGGGCTGCTGCGGGGGGTCAACTTCACGACCACCGACTGCGACGCCCTGTTCGCGCGCGTGCGGGAGTCCGGGGCCGAGGTGATCCAGGAGCCGACGGACATGCCGTACGGGGTGCGGGACTGCGCTTTTCGGGATCCGGCGGGGAACATGCTGCGGTTCATGGAGTCGTCGGGCGACTGA
- the sodX gene encoding nickel-type superoxide dismutase maturation protease — MPELSQETERGRSLLPFVGVAEVTGPSMVPTLRHGDQLVVHWGARVGPGDIVVLRHPFQQDLLVVKRAVERREGGWWVLGDNAFAGGDSTDYGVVPEELVLGKARLRYRPPGPAQRSPLAAVRWALSAVRPVFPDRSASRRLRAR; from the coding sequence ATGCCGGAGCTGTCGCAGGAGACCGAGCGGGGGAGGTCCTTGCTGCCCTTCGTGGGGGTGGCCGAGGTGACCGGGCCGTCGATGGTGCCCACGCTCCGGCACGGGGACCAGCTCGTCGTGCACTGGGGGGCCAGGGTCGGCCCCGGTGACATCGTGGTCCTGCGGCATCCGTTCCAGCAGGACCTGCTCGTCGTCAAGCGGGCCGTGGAGCGGCGCGAGGGCGGCTGGTGGGTGCTCGGGGACAACGCGTTCGCGGGCGGAGACAGCACGGACTACGGCGTCGTCCCGGAGGAACTCGTCCTCGGCAAGGCCCGGCTCAGGTACCGGCCGCCCGGGCCCGCTCAGCGCTCCCCGCTGGCCGCCGTGCGCTGGGCGCTGTCCGCGGTGCGGCCCGTCTTCCCCGACCGGTCGGCCTCCAGGCGCTTGCGGGCCCGGTAG
- a CDS encoding class I SAM-dependent methyltransferase: protein MTTGVGTDWQAWQESWDRQQEWYMPDREERFRVMLDMVEALVGPRPRVLDLACGTGTITARLLARFPDATSTGVDLDPALLTIAEGTFAGDERVTFVTADLKDPDWPAGLPYDSYDAVLTATALHWLHSEPLSALYGRIAELVRDGGVFMNADHMIDESTPRINAAERAQRHAHMERARQDGALDWAAWWEVAAADPVLAEPTARRFEIYGEHAEGDTPSAQWHARVLREQGFGEARPVWCSPSDTLLLALK from the coding sequence ATGACGACGGGTGTCGGCACCGACTGGCAGGCCTGGCAGGAGAGCTGGGACCGGCAGCAGGAGTGGTACATGCCGGACCGCGAGGAGCGGTTCCGGGTCATGCTGGACATGGTCGAGGCCCTCGTCGGGCCCCGGCCGCGCGTGCTGGACCTCGCATGCGGCACGGGAACCATCACGGCCAGGCTGCTCGCCCGGTTCCCGGACGCCACCAGCACCGGCGTGGACCTCGACCCGGCGCTCCTCACCATCGCCGAGGGCACCTTCGCGGGCGACGAGCGGGTCACCTTCGTGACGGCCGACCTCAAGGACCCGGACTGGCCCGCGGGACTGCCGTACGACTCCTACGACGCCGTCCTGACCGCCACGGCCCTGCACTGGCTGCACAGCGAACCCCTCTCGGCCCTCTACGGGCGGATCGCCGAACTCGTCCGCGACGGCGGTGTCTTCATGAACGCGGACCACATGATCGACGAGTCCACGCCCCGGATCAACGCGGCCGAACGCGCACAGCGCCACGCACACATGGAGCGGGCCAGGCAGGACGGCGCCCTCGACTGGGCCGCCTGGTGGGAGGTCGCCGCCGCCGACCCCGTGCTCGCGGAACCCACGGCCCGGCGCTTCGAGATCTACGGCGAGCACGCGGAGGGCGACACGCCGTCGGCCCAGTGGCACGCGCGCGTGCTGCGCGAACAGGGCTTCGGCGAGGCCCGGCCGGTGTGGTGCTCGCCGTCGGACACGCTGCTGCTCGCGCTGAAGTAG
- the sodN gene encoding superoxide dismutase, Ni, with protein MLSRLFAPKVKVSAHCDLPCGVYDPAQARIEAESVKAVQEKMAANDDPHFQARAVVIKEQRAELAKHHVSVLWSDYFKPPHFEKYPELHQLVNDTLKALSAAKASTDPATGQKALDYIAQIDKIFWETKKA; from the coding sequence ATGCTTTCCCGCCTGTTTGCCCCCAAGGTCAAGGTCAGCGCACACTGCGACCTGCCCTGCGGTGTGTACGACCCGGCCCAGGCCCGCATCGAGGCGGAGTCGGTGAAGGCCGTGCAGGAGAAGATGGCCGCCAACGACGACCCGCACTTCCAGGCGCGTGCCGTTGTCATCAAGGAGCAGCGCGCCGAGCTCGCGAAGCACCACGTTTCCGTGCTCTGGAGCGACTACTTCAAGCCCCCGCACTTCGAGAAGTACCCGGAGCTGCACCAGCTGGTCAACGACACCCTGAAGGCCCTCTCGGCCGCCAAGGCGTCGACCGACCCGGCCACCGGTCAGAAGGCCCTGGACTACATCGCCCAGATCGACAAGATCTTCTGGGAGACCAAGAAGGCCTGA